From a single Pelodiscus sinensis isolate JC-2024 chromosome 4, ASM4963464v1, whole genome shotgun sequence genomic region:
- the ERG28 gene encoding ergosterol biosynthetic protein 28 homolog, protein MMSRFLNVLRSWLVMVSIIAMGNTLQSFRDHSFLSEKLYTGTPSLVNGLQARTFGIWTLLSSVIRCSCAIDIRNKTLYHITLLTFLIALGHFLSEVFVYGTAAPTIGVLAPLMVASFSILGMLIGLQYLDVEAVSRNKKRN, encoded by the exons ATGATGAGCCGTTTTCTGAACGTGTTGCGCAGCTGGCTAGTCATGGTGTCCATCATCGCAATGGGGAACACATTGCAGAGTTTTCGTGACCACAGTTTTCTCTCTGAGAAGCTGTATACAGGCACACCTAGCCTTG TGAATGGTCTCCAAGCTCGGACTTTTGGCATCTGGACTCTACTGTCGTCAGTGATTCGCTGCTCCTGTGCTATTGACATTCGCAACAAGAC CCTGTATCACATCACACTCTTGACCTTCCTCAtagccctgggtcacttcctctctGAAGTGTTTGTTTATGGCACAGCAGCCCCGACAATCGGTGTCCTGGCACCCCTGATGGTGGCAA GTTTCTCCATCCTGGGCATGTTGATTGGGCTGCAATACCTGGACGTGGAAGCAGTGTCACGAAACAAGAAGAGAAACTGA